The genomic segment GGCTGGACGGGTATCCGCGGCCGGGCAAGACGGTGTTGTTCTTGGGCCGATTCGACGAGTCGCGCAAGGGCATGGAGGTACTGCTCGAGGCGTTGCCGCGGGTGGTGGAGCGCTTCGGCGATCTGCAGGTGTTGGTCGTCGGCCATGGCGACGAGGACGAATTGCGTTCGGAGTCAGGCAGTTTGGCCAAGCACATGCGCTTCCTCGGTCAGGTCGACGACGCGGGCAAGGCGTCCGCGATGCGCAGTGCGGACGTCTATTGCGCGCCCAACATCGGCGGCGAGAGTTTCGGCATCGTCCTGGTGGAGGCGATGGCCGCGGGCACACCGGTGGTGGCCAGCGACCTGGATGCCTTCCGGCGCGTGCTGCACGACGGTGACGCCGGACGGCTGGTGCCGGTCGGCGACGCCGCGGGACTGGCCGACGGGCTGATCGAGATGCTCGAAAACGACGCGCTGCGTGAGCGTTACGTGGCCGCGGCGTGCGAAGTGGTCGCCCAGTACGACTGGTCGGTGGTGGCCAGCCAGATCATGCGGGTGTACGAGACGGTCGCGGGCTCGGGCGCCAAGGTTCGGGTGGCGAGCTGATGGCCTGGCCGCTCGTCGTCATCGCCCTGCTGGTCGTGCTGATCGCCGTACTGGCGGTGATCGGTGTCTGGGCGATCCAGACAGCACAGCGACTCAACCGGCTGCACATCCGCTACGACCTGTCCTGGCAAGCCCTCGACAGCGCGCTGGCGCGGCGCGCGGTGGTCGCGCGGGCCGTCGCGATCGACGCCTACGGCGGCTCCACGAACACCCCCGAGGGCCGGCGGCTGGCCGCGTTGGCCGACGCCGCCGAGAGAGCTCCCCGGCAATCGCGGGAGAATGCCGAAAACGAATTGTCGGCGGCGCTGGCGATGGTCGATCCCGCGGCCCTGCCGGCCGGCCTGATCGCCGAGTTGGCCGACGCCGAAGCCCGGCTGTTGCTGGCCCGCCGCTTCCACAACGACGCGGTGCGCGACACCCTGGCGCTGGGGGCGCGGGGCCTGGTTCGTGCCCTTCGGCTCGGTGGAACGGCAGCGCTGCCAAGCTATTTCGAGATCGTCGAGCGACCACACGCGCTGGCACAGACTCCGCACGGTGTGCCCAAACACCGGACGTCGGCGCGGGTGGTGTTACTCGATGAGACCGGTGCGGTGCTGCTGCTGTGCGGTTCGGACCCGGCGATCGAGGAATCGGCGCCGCGGTGGTGGTTCACGGTGGGCGGCGAGGTGCGCCCCGGCGAACGGCTGGCCGAGGCCGCCGCGCGAGAGTTGGCCGAAGAGACCGGTTTACAAGTCGAAGCGGCCGAGATGCTCGGGCCGATCTGGCGGCGCGACGAGGTCTTCGAGTTCAACGGTGCGCTGATCGACAGCGAGGAGTTCTTCTTCGTGCGCCGCGCTCGACGCTTCGAGCCGGTTTGCACGGGCCGGACCGAGCTGGAACGGCGCTACATCCATTGCCACCGCTGGTGCGATGCCAACGACATCGCCGAACTGGTGGCGGCGGGTCAGACCGTGTACCCGCGCCAGTTGGCCGAACTGCTTGCCGAGGCAATTGCGGTGGCCGACAACGATTCACCGGCCGGATTGCCCCAGCTGCAGTCGATCCGCTGAGCTAGAACCCGCTCGCGACAGCGTTGGAGGCCAGCGGCGGCAAGGCGGAGACCAACGGGTTCGTGATGCCGGCCGTTGCGCCCTGGCCGACGTAACCGGCGACACTGAGCGGGTTGACAGCCGGGAGGAGCCCGGGCGCGTAGCCCAGGTCGACGATCGGCTTGAGGAACGGTTGGAGCAAGTCCGCCAAGGGATTTCCGAGGATGGGAATGAACGTTCGCAACGGGTCGAGCAGCGGCAACTGCGTGGTCGGCATGAAGTAGAAACTCAGATTGCCGATCTGGCTTTGAATGGCGTTGGCGACCTGTGCCGCGGGCAGGTAGGGCATCGTGGCGTGCAAATTCAGGTAGCCGAACAGCGCGTTGATGTCCGACGGCAGCCACAACGGGTGCACCGGGAAGTCGGCGATCGCGTCGTATTGCAGTGTGAAAATCGAAGTCGCATAGGACGTTGTCAGCGGCGTGGGCCAGTTGAACGTACCGAAGCCCGGAATCCAGTGTGTCAGAACGCCGCCCATCGGGTTGTTCGGGTCGGCCAGCAGCACGAAGTTCAGCAGGTTTGAATCGGGCCGCAACGCGGCCGGAAGTGCCTGCAAATAGCGCATTTCCAGGCTGGCTATCGTGGCACTCTGCGAATAGCCGACAACGACAACCTTGTTGCCCTGGCTGGTTTGCGACAGGATCGCACTGTTCAGGGTCGCAAAACCGGTGTAGACAGACCTGCCGAAGGTGGTGTCATTGATGCCGGTTACCGGCCAGAACTCTTCCGGGGTATGCAGACTCACCAGGGTGTACCCGGAGTAATTCTGGGCGAGATACGTCTGTTCGATGGAAGTCATGTACTGCAGGTCCGGTGACGGGTTCCCGGTGCCCCCCATGATCAGCGCGATTTTCTGCTGCGACGCCGGCTGCATGGCGGCCGCGTTGGCCACCTCGGTTTCGGCGTAGGCGTTCTTTGCGGTGATCAGGGTCTGTACGAACTGGGTGTGGAACAGCTCCGCCTGCGCGCTGAGCGCCTGGTATTGCGCAGCCTGCGCGTCCAGGAATGCGGCGGTGCGCACCGATACCGAATCCGTGCCCGGCGCAAGCACTCCCGTCATCGGTGCCGCCACGGACGCGTTCGTCGCTTCTAGTTCCGCGCCGATTCCCTGCAACTCGTCGGCCGCCGTCGCCATCGCGTCGGGGTCGGTAATCACGAATGACATCGGGCGCGCCCCTGGCTAGTCCAGCACCGGGCGGGGCACCTTGCGCGACGCGGCGACCGCGGGAGTGACGGCACTCATCAGTCGCCCGGGCACGTTCATCGAGGGCAGCGACGGCGTGGTGCCGGCGCTCGCCGAAATGGGGGTTACCGGGGCGCTCGCCACCCCGGCCGGCCCGGTCGCCGCGGGAAGGTTCGGCGCCGCCGGCGTGGCATTGGCCCAGGTCGCCGGGACCGACAACGGCCCGATCGTGGCGGCTCGGCCCGCGCTCGCGGAGACCGTGCTGGTGAGCTGCGCCGCAGCCGTTCCGCCCACCGCCGGACTGGCCGCCGATGCCAGCACCGGATCGAGCGCGGGGACGCTGGCTGCCGCGCTCATCAGCGGATTGGCACCGGACATCAGCTGACCCATGGCCATTTGCATGGGCTGCATCGCGAACTGGGCCGGCGTCGAGAGCATCTGCAGCTGCGACATCGGGTTCATCAACTGTTGTGCGAACGAGTTGACCACCGAGTTGATCAGCTGCTCGGCGAATGACGTGAAGGTCGGGGTAGGCAGGCTGGTCAGGGTCAGCGGCGGCTCGGCGAACGGTGTCCACCCTGCCGCGGCCGCGGTCGTGCTGGCGTCGTAACCGGTCATGGCCGCCACGTCCTGGGCCCAGAATTCGGTGTACTCGGCCTCGGTCGCGGCGATCGCCGCGGTGTTCTGACCCAGGATGTTGGTCGCGATCAGCGTCATCAGCAGGGCGCGGTTGGCCGCGACGACCTCGGGGGGCACGGTGGCGGTGAACGCGGTTTCGAACGCGCCCGCAAACAGCCGGGCCTTGATGGCCAGCAGCTCGGCTTTCGCCGACGTGCCGGTCAGCCACTGCACGTAGGGGGCGGCGGCCGCGGCCATGGTCATCGATGCCGGCCCCTGCCACGCCCCACCGGTCAGCGTCGACACTGTCGTCTGGAACGAACCGGCCGCCGACGCCAGCTGAGCGGCCAGCGCGTCCCAGGCCGCCGCCGCTGCCCAGATCGTCCCCGAGCGCGGTCCGGCATAGATGCGCGCAGAATTGATCTCCGGTGGCAACAGCACGAAATCCGGCAACATCCGGGACCTCTTCTCGGCCAACCGCCACGGCCGGTGTGACCAGGGATCCCGTCCCGTTACTTCGCACCAGCTGCTACGGCCTGCGCAAATAGCTGTCGCAATATTTAGCACAATGTGACGGTCACCGCACCACCTGTTGGACAGACGTCGAACTTGTCGCGCAAACGGTGGGAAAACTTGGTTGTCACTCACCACTAGAGTGGAAGCGCGATGGTTCGAGGAGAGAAGGGGCTAGTGGACAGCGGCGCACAGTCGAGCCAGGCCAACCAGACCGGAACGGCCCGCGTCAAGCGCGGTATGGCCGAGATGCTCAAGGGCGGCGTCATCATGGACGTCGTCACCCCGGAGCAGGCCCGAATCGCGGAGGGCGCCGGCGCCGTCGCGGTCATGGCGCTGGAGCGAGTACCCGCCGACATCCGCGCCCAGGGCGGCGTGTCCCGGATGAGCGACCCCGACATGATCGAGGGCATCATCTCCGCGGTCACGATCCCGGTGATGGCCAAGGCGCGCATCGGGCATTTCGTCGAGGCGCAGATTCTGCAGAGCCTGGGCGTGGACTACGTCGACGAATCCGAGGTGCTCACACCCGCCGACTACACCCACCACATCGACAAGTGGAAGTTCACCGTGCCGTTCGTGTGCGGGGCGACCAATCTCGGTGAGGCGCTGCGGCGCATCAGCGAGGGCGCGGCCATGATCCGGTCCAAGGGTGAGGCCGGCACCGGTGACGTGTCCAACGCGACCACGCACATGCGCGCCATCGGCGGTGAGATCCGTCGGCTGACGTCCTTGGCGCAAGACGAATTGTTCGTTGCGGCAAAGGAATTGCAAGCGCCCTACGAGCTCGTCGTGGAAGTGGCCCGGGCAGGCAAGCTACCGGTCACCCTGTTCACGGCCGGCGGGATCGCGACCCCGGCCGACGCGGCGATGATGATGCAGCTCGGCGCCGAGGGTGTGTTCGTCGGCTCGGGCATCTTCAAGTCGGGCGACCCCGCGCAGCGCGCCGCCGCGATCGTCAAGGCCACCACGTTCTACGACGACCCGGACGTACTGGCCAAGGTCTCTCGCGGCCTGGGTGAGGCGATGGTCGGAATCAACGTCGAGCAGGTCCCGGAGCCGCATCGCCTGGCCCAGCGCGGCTGGTAAAACAGGCCGTGGCTATTGAAGAGATCCTTGATCTCGAGCAACTCGAGGTCAACATCTACCGGGGCAGCGTGTTCAGCCCGGAATCGGGATTTCTGCAGCGCACCTTCGGCGGCCATGTCGCCGGCCAGTCGCTGGTTTCGGCGGTGCGCACCGTCGACCCGCGCTATCAGGTGCACTCGCTGCACGGTTATTTCCTGCGGCCCGGGGACGCCACGGCGGCGACCGTTTTCATCGTCGAACGAATACGCGACGGCGGCTCGTTCTGCACCCGCCGGGTCAACGCCATCCAGCACGGCGAGACCATCTTCTCCATGTCGGCGTCCTTCCAGACCGACCAGGAGGGCATCCACCACCAGGACCCGATGCCGCCGGCGCCGCCGCCCGACGGCCTGCCCGGGCTGGACTCGATCAAGGTCTTCGACGATGCCGGGTTCAAGCAGTTCGAGGAGTGGGACGTCTGCATCGTGCCCCGCGACCTGCTGCAGCTCTCGCCGGGCAAGGCCTCCCAGCAGCAGGTGTGGTTTCGTCACCGTGATCCGCTGCCCGACGACCCGGTGCTGCACATCTGCGCACTGGCCTACATGAGCGACCTCACGCTGCTGGGTTCGGCGCAGGTCACCCACCTCGACGTGCGCGAGCATCTGCAGGTGGCCTCGCTGGACCACGCGATGTGGTTCATGCGGGCATTCCGCGCCGACGAGTGGCTGCTCTACGACCAGTCCTCGCCCTCGGCCAGCGGCGGTCGCTCGCTGTGCCAGGGCAAGATCTTCACCCAGTCCGGCCATATGGTCGCGGCGGTCATGCAGGAGGGGCTGACCCGCTTCAAGCGGGGATACCAGTCGTGAGCCGCCCGAGGATCGGCGTTTTGGCGCTGCAGGGCGACACTCGGGAGCATCTGGCGGCGCTGCGCGATGCCGGGGCCGAGTCGATGCCGGTGCGCCGGCGCGGCGAGATCGAGTCGATCGACGGGCTGGTCATCCCGGGCGGTGAATCCACCACGATGAGCCACCTGCTGGGAGACCTCGACCTGCTCGAGCCGTTGCGTGAGCGGCTGGCCGACGGGCTTCCGGCCTACGGCGCATGCGCCGGCATGATCATGCTGGCCAGCGAGATCCTCGATGCCGGCGCCAACGGGCGCCAGGCGCTGCCGCTACGCGCGATCGATATGACGGTGCGGCGCAACGCTTTCGGACGTCAGGTCGATTCGTTCGAAGGCGATGTCGAGTTCGCCGGCCTGGACGGCCCGGTGCGGGGGGTGTTCATCCGGGCGCCGTGGGTCGAGCGAGTCGGGGACGGCGTACAGGTGCTGGCCACGGCCGCGGGACACGTCGTAGCGGTCCGGCAGGGGCAGAAGCTGGCGACGGCGTTTCATCCGGAGATGACGGGAGACCGGCGCATCCACCAGCTTTTCGTCGACATCGTGCGGGGCCGCGCCTAGCGCGTGCTCTCGTCCGCGACGTTGCGGCGGGACTGCTGCAAACCCGGCGCGTCCGGGTCGTCGTGCTGATGCTCGAGGTGGTCTTGCTGCTGACGCTGCTCCTCGGTGGACTGGGTGGCATCCTCGGGTTCTTTGGGCTGATTCACCCGGTTAGGTTCGCCCGAATCGCGCGCGGTCAAACGCGGGGGTTGAGTGTGCATCCTGGGCGGCAATTTCCCGGAATTCTCACCCTCACCGCACACTCGAAGCCGTCACCGCACACTCGACGCCCAGCCACCCACACCAGTCACATCTGTACCAGCCGGGGTCCTACGAGGTGTTCTACGAAAGCGATATCGCATGCGACACCACTTGCGCGAACCGTCGTCGCCCCCCTTTCCTGTGACGTCTGGGGATCCCGATTCGGAAGGGGAGTCGCCCGGCGACCCGCCCCGGTCGTCCACGTAGACTCGGCGGCGAACTTTACGTAACAGAAGAGGTAGAACACACAGATGAGCGGCCATTCCAAGTGGGCCACCACCAAGCACCAGAAGGCCGTCAAGGACGCACGCCGTGGCAAGGAGTTCGCGCGGCTGATCAAAAATATCGAGGTCGCCGCCCGTACCGGCGGTGGTGACCCGGCGGGCAACCCGACGCTCTACGACGCCATCCAGAAGGCGAAGAAGACCTCGGTGCCCAACGACAACATCGAGCGAGCCCGCAAGCGGGGTGCCGGGGAGGAAGCCGGTGGCGCCGACTACCAGACGATCATGTACGAGGGCTACGGCCCCAACGGCGTGGCCGTGCTGATCGAATGCCTCACCGACAACCGCAACCGCGCGGCCGGCGAGGTCCGGGTGGCGGTGACCCGCAACGGCGGCAACATGGCCGACCCGGGGTCGGTGTCGTACCTGTTCACCCGTAAGGGCGTCGTCACGCTGGAGAAGAACGGCCTGTCGGAGGACGACGTGCTGACGGCGGTGCTGGAGGCGGGCGCCGAAGACGTCAACGACCTCGGCGAGAGCTTCGAGATCATTTCCGAGCCGACCGACCTGGTCGCGGTGCGCACCGCACTGCAGGAAGCCGGCATCGACTACGACTCCGCCGAGGCCAGCTTCCAGCCGTCGGTCAGTGTGCCGGTCGACGTCGACGGCGCCCGCAAGGTGTTCAAGTTGGTCGACGCCCTGGAGGAGAGCGACGACGTGCAGAACGTCTGGACCAACGTCGATCTGTCCGACGAGGTGCTGGCGGCTCTCGACGAAGATTAGTCGTAGCCGTGCCGCATGTCGTCGACAATGCGCGGGTTGTCCAGCGTTGACGGTTCGAGCGGACGCGGTGCGATGTCGTCGGAGAACACCGTCGCGGCTTGCAGCACTTGGGGATTGAGGTAGCGCAGCGGCGGCGCGTCGGCGGGCATGGCGGGTACCGGTGCGGCGTCACCCGCGGGGCCCGCCAATGCGAAACCCCAGTCACCGAACGTCGGCACATGCACGTGGTAGGGCGTGACCCCATACCCCGCCGAACGCATCGTCGATATCGTGCGCCAGAACGCGGTCGGTGTGGAGAACGGGCTGCCGGCCTGGACGACAACCAGCCCACTGGGCGAAAGCGCATGCGCGACAAGGGCATAGAATTCGCTTGAATAGAGTCGGCCCAGAACGGGGGTGTCCGGGTCGGGCAGGTCGACGATGACGGCGTCGAAACCCCCGGGCGGACTTAGTTCGGGATGGGGAGCCCGAAGCCAACGCATCGCGTCGTCGATCACGACGGAAACCCGCGGGTTGTCCAACGCGCCGGCATTGGCGTCGTGCAGGGTGGTGCGGGCGATCTCGATCACCGCAGGGTCGAGCTCTACCTGCACGATCTTGTCGATTCCTTTCTGGCGCAGTAGCTCTCGTGCTGCCAGGCCGTCGCCACCGCCCAGGATCAGCACCGAGCGGGCGCCCTTGCCGAGCGCCGGATAGACGAGGCTTTCGGTGTAGCGGTATTCGTCGCGGGTGGAGAACTGCAATCCACCGTCCAGATACAGCCGGGTGTCGTTGTCGCGACGGGTGACCACGATCTCCTGGTAAGCGGTGTGCCGGTAGGCGATGATCGGGTCGGCGTAAAGCCTTTGGCGGCTGGTCGTTTCGATGTCGTGTGCGTGCACCAGCAGCGCGACCAGCAGCCCGAGGGCCGCGGCGAGTGCACTCAGCGCGGTCACCAACTGCGCAGTGGAGATCACCCGCCGCAGCAGGAACATCGCCACAATGGCCGCCGCGACCAGGTTGATGACGCCGGTGGCCGCAGCGCCGCGGATCATTCCGAGATGCGGCAGCAAGGCGAACGGCCAGACCAATCCGCCGACCAATGCGCCCAGGTAGTCGGCCGCGTTGAGGTTGGCCAGCGTGCGGCCGGTATCCGTCGCCGTGTTCTCGGCGGGGCCATCCCGCCCCTGCTGCAGCAGGGTCATCAGCAACGGCACCTCGGCGCCGACCAGGCCGCCGATCAGTGCGGTGCCGAGCGCCAGCACCCACGCCGACCCAATTGTGCCGTCCAGGAAAGCGAACACCGCGTACAGCGCCGCGGCGGACAGCCCGCCGATGATGCCCAGCAGCGCCTCGACCGTGACGAAGACGATGCCGGCGTACCGCAGCAGTGGCTTGACCAGCAGCGCACCCACGCCCAGCGCGGCGATGTAGCCCGCGACGATCAAGGAGGTGGCGACGACACCGCCGCCGTTGAGGCTGGCGGACAGCGTCAGCAGGGCCAGTTCGTAGATGATGCCGCAGGCCGCACAGGCCGCGACCGCGGCGAGCAGCAGCGCGCGCCAGCGCATCGACGGCTCCGCGGACCGTGCGGCTTGCTGCGTGGTGGTCATGACACCGCGGCGGCCGTCACTGCTCCGACAGCCAGCAACATCAGCGCGACCGCGAACGAGCCGGGATGCAGGTCGGGGTCGTCGATGTGCTCGTGGAAACTGCCCGGAATCACCAAATGCAGTGTCAGCAACGCGATTCCCAACAGGATCACACCCATGATCCCGTACACCGCCACGCCGACGAGCCCCTGACCCAATTGGCTGTAGCTGTTGACGATGGAGCTGACGATCACGGTGGTCAGCGAGATATACATCGCGCAGGCGACCACGACCGCGTTGGGGCGGCGATCGACGAACACCAGCTGACGCAGCTTGCCCGGGGTCAACGCGTCGACCATGTAGAAGCCGACCAGCAGGACGGCCATGCCGACGACGAAGTACAACAGCGTCGCGACGACGCCCTTCAGGACGGGGTCGAGATCCACGTTTCCGATATCGAAGGCGAGGTACACGGTTGTCTCCTTTGCTATTTGGTTCCGCCCGGCCCGCCGGGGCTACCGCCGGAACCGCTCGACGGGGACCCGGGACTGAAGCCGGGGCCGAGGAAGATGTAGGAGCCGTGGCTGTAGCCGGCGCCGAGGCTTTCGACGCGAATGCTGCACGGGTGGTTGCCATCTGGGCCGACGGTCACGATATTGTCGCTATAGCGCAGGTACTCGTTGTCGTCGTTGTCCGCGCGCGCCTCGGGTTCTTGATAGTCGGCAAGCGCGTCGGCGACCTGATCGGGCGATCCGCTGCACAGGTAGCGCGTGGCGTTGGCGTCGCGCGAGTACTCGCGGTAGTTGCTTGCGACGTATCCGGCAATATCCTTCTGCAGCAAGATGATTCCAATCACCAATGACACCACCGACGCTGCGGCCAGCCCGCCGGCGAGCCAGAACAGGTGTTTGCGGCTCACGGATGCCACCGGCTCGCCGTGTGGACCACCACGCCGCCGGACACCTGGGATCGCTGCGGGTACAGGTGCCACGTCTGCCAGCGCCAGCCGGTGCCGTCGGGTTCGGCGGCCAACACGGTCAGGGCGGCGTCATCGCCGGGGAAAGTGCCGCCGAGCCAAGCGTTTTCGGCTCGGCATCGGTCCCGCAACTCGCGCGCCAATTGGCGAAACGTCGCTTCGTCGTGCGTGGTGGTGCGCGATTGCAGCGCATAACCCGAGGCTTCGGCGTGCTCGGGCAGCATGCCGGTGTCGCTCTCGGCGGTGCAGGTCACCTGCTCGGAGAAGGTGGCCACGGCGTGCTCGATCGTGACCAGATGTGAGGCGCCGAGCACCGCGAGCCGCAGCGCGCCGCCGTCGGGATGTCGCAGCGCATGGCTGGCCAGCAGCGGGGGTTCGGGCGCGTTGAGGGCAAGCCGCAGCCTGCTCCCGGACACGTCGGCCGGAGCTACCGCGAGCCGATAGAGCGGCACCGCGCGGACCTACGGGCTGCCCGGCGTGGGCGCCGGGTAGACGGTGAGCTCACCCGGCGAGACCGGCTTGCCCGTCGAGACCTCCCAGGGCGTACCGGGTGCCCAGCGCTCGAAAGACAGCAGCGCGGTCTCGTCGGCGTTGGCACAGTCGACGAACTCCATCTCGCCACCGGCGGGCAGGCCCGTCGTGCCCTCGGTCGTGTACGACGCGCGACCCCGTTCCGTTTCGTGAAACGCGATCCCGTCGACCAGGTACTGATCGCCGGGCTGCAAGGTGACGTCCTTGCGGGTGACCCACATGACGAGCTCGAGGCGTCCGTCGTCTTCTTCGACGGCGAACCAGGTGGGCAGGTCGCCGCCCTCCAGCAGGTGCTCCCACCACACGAACGGTCCCTCGCGGAACGTCACCGACCCGCGGACCACGTAGTCGACACCGGCATAGCTGACGATGGCGCCGGGGCCCAGCTGCCGGGGCCCGAACTGCGGCATCGCGTCGGAGGCCAGGGGATCGCGGCGCCCGCGAGGCTGCGCCGCCGCCTTGGGACGTTTCAAGGCGATGACAAGTACGACGATGGACGCGACGAACAGCACCGCGGCCAGCACCACCAGCACTGTTCCCACGTAAACCCTCCCGTCGCCGCGGCGGTGGAGCGAACGTTGGCTTAAGTTAACAGCTTTTGCCGGGTCCGGAGGCGTGTCCTGCTCCGTGCCGTCCGACTCGACCGCTACGCTATCGAACAGCTGTTCGGGCCACAGTATTTTCAAAAGTGGAGGTTGGAGCATGCGGGTGATGGGCGTCGACCCCGGACTGACCCGATGCGGGCTGTCCGTGGTGGAAAGCGGGCGCGGCCGAACTATCGTCGCGCTGGATGTCGACGTGGTCCGTACCCCGTCGGCTGACGCGCTGCCCCAACGACTGCTGGCCATCAGCGACGCCGTCGAGTACTGGCTGGACACGCACCGTCCCGACGTCATCGCGATCGAGCGGGTGTTCGCGCAGCACAACGTATCGACCGTGATGGGCACCGCGCAGGCCGGCGGGGTGATCGCGCTAGCGGCGGCCAAACGCGAAATCGGCGTGCACTTCCACACGCCCAGCGAGGTGAAGGCCGCGGTCACCGGCAACGGCACCGCCGACAAAGCTCAGGTCACCGCGATGGTCACCAGAATCCTTGAGCTGCAAGCCAAACCGACGCCGGCCGACGCGGCCGACGCGCTGGCACTGGCCATCTGCCATTGCTGGCGGGCTCCGATGCTGGCCCGGATGGCGGCGGCCGAGGCGATGGCCGCCGAGGCGCGTCAGGCCTACCGCGCCAAGTTGGCCGCCAAGGCCAAGGCCGCCAAGGCGGGGGCGGGCCGATGATCGCCTCAGTGCGCGGTGAGGTAATCGAGGTGGCACTCGACCATGTGGTAATCGAAGCCGCCGGTATCGGCTACCGGGTGAACGCGACACCGTCGACGCTGGCCACGCTGCGGCACGGCAGCGAAGCCCGCCTGATCACCGCGATGATCGTTCGCGAGGATTCGCAGACGCTGTACGGGTTCGTCGACAACGAGACCCGCGACCTGTTCCTGACGCTGCTGTCGGTGTCCGGCGTCGGGCCGCGGCTGGCGATGGCGACCCTGGCCGTGCACGACGCCGCGGCATTGCGCCAGGCGTTGTCCGACGGCGACGTCGCCGCGCTGACCCGGGTGCCCGGCATCGGCAAGCGCGGCGCCGAGCGCATGGTTCTCGAGTTGCGCGACAAGATCCATTTGGCCGGTACGCCCGCGGCGACACCGGCGGGCGCGGGTCTCAATGGCCACGCGGTGCGGGGCCCGGTGGTCGAGGCGCTGATCGGCCTGGGCTTCGCGGTCAAGCAGGCCGAGGACGCCACCGACAGCGTGCTGGCGGCCAGTCGCGAAAAAGGCGAGCAGGCAACGACTTCCGACGCGTTGCGGGCCGCGCTGTCGTTGCTGGGTAAGACCAAATGAGCGACGAGGATTCCGCGGATTACGCGGATCGCGACCTGTCTGCGGCGCTGACCGTCGGAGAGGGCGACATCGACGTCAGCCTGCGGCCCCGCTCGCTACGCGAGTTCATCGGCCAGTCCCGAGTCCGCGAACAGCTGCAGCTGGTCCTCGAGGGCGCCAAGAACCGTGGCGGCACACCGGATCACATTCTGCTGTCCGGCCCGCCGGGGCTGGGCAAGACGTCGCTGGCGATGATCATCGCCGCCGAGCTCGGGTCCTCGCTGCGGGTGACTTCGGGCCCGGCCCTGGAGCGCGCCGGCGACCTGGCCGCGATGCTGTCGAATCTGGTCGAGCACGACGTGTTGTTCATCGACGAAATCCACCGCATCGCGCGGCCGGCCGAGGAGATGCTCTACCTCGCGATGGAAGACTTCCGGGTCGACGTCGTGGTGGGCAAAGGCCCTGGGGCAACATCGATTCCGCTGGAGGTGGCGCCGTTCACGCTGGTCGGGGCTACCACCCGGTCCGGCGCGCTGACCGGTCCGCTGCGGGACCGCTTCGGTTTCACCGCGCACATGGATTTCTACGAGCCGGGCGATCTGGAGCGGGTGCTGGCCCGTTCGGCCGGGATCCTCGGCATCGAGCTGGGCGCCGACGCCGGTGCTGAGATCGCCCGACGATCGCGCGGCACGCCACGGATCGCCAACCGCCTGCTGCGCCGGGTCCGGGACTTCGCCGAGGTGCGCGCCGACGGGGTGATCACCCGCGACGTCGCTAAGTCCGCGCTGGAGGTCTACGACGTCGACGAGCTCGGGCTCGACCGGCTGGACCGGGCGGTGCTGTCGGCGCTGACCCGCAGCTTCGGCGGCGGCCCG from the Mycobacterium lentiflavum genome contains:
- the pdxT gene encoding pyridoxal 5'-phosphate synthase glutaminase subunit PdxT gives rise to the protein MSRPRIGVLALQGDTREHLAALRDAGAESMPVRRRGEIESIDGLVIPGGESTTMSHLLGDLDLLEPLRERLADGLPAYGACAGMIMLASEILDAGANGRQALPLRAIDMTVRRNAFGRQVDSFEGDVEFAGLDGPVRGVFIRAPWVERVGDGVQVLATAAGHVVAVRQGQKLATAFHPEMTGDRRIHQLFVDIVRGRA
- a CDS encoding YebC/PmpR family DNA-binding transcriptional regulator, coding for MSGHSKWATTKHQKAVKDARRGKEFARLIKNIEVAARTGGGDPAGNPTLYDAIQKAKKTSVPNDNIERARKRGAGEEAGGADYQTIMYEGYGPNGVAVLIECLTDNRNRAAGEVRVAVTRNGGNMADPGSVSYLFTRKGVVTLEKNGLSEDDVLTAVLEAGAEDVNDLGESFEIISEPTDLVAVRTALQEAGIDYDSAEASFQPSVSVPVDVDGARKVFKLVDALEESDDVQNVWTNVDLSDEVLAALDED
- a CDS encoding polyamine aminopropyltransferase, which gives rise to MTTTQQAARSAEPSMRWRALLLAAVAACAACGIIYELALLTLSASLNGGGVVATSLIVAGYIAALGVGALLVKPLLRYAGIVFVTVEALLGIIGGLSAAALYAVFAFLDGTIGSAWVLALGTALIGGLVGAEVPLLMTLLQQGRDGPAENTATDTGRTLANLNAADYLGALVGGLVWPFALLPHLGMIRGAAATGVINLVAAAIVAMFLLRRVISTAQLVTALSALAAALGLLVALLVHAHDIETTSRQRLYADPIIAYRHTAYQEIVVTRRDNDTRLYLDGGLQFSTRDEYRYTESLVYPALGKGARSVLILGGGDGLAARELLRQKGIDKIVQVELDPAVIEIARTTLHDANAGALDNPRVSVVIDDAMRWLRAPHPELSPPGGFDAVIVDLPDPDTPVLGRLYSSEFYALVAHALSPSGLVVVQAGSPFSTPTAFWRTISTMRSAGYGVTPYHVHVPTFGDWGFALAGPAGDAAPVPAMPADAPPLRYLNPQVLQAATVFSDDIAPRPLEPSTLDNPRIVDDMRHGYD
- a CDS encoding DUF350 domain-containing protein, translated to MYLAFDIGNVDLDPVLKGVVATLLYFVVGMAVLLVGFYMVDALTPGKLRQLVFVDRRPNAVVVACAMYISLTTVIVSSIVNSYSQLGQGLVGVAVYGIMGVILLGIALLTLHLVIPGSFHEHIDDPDLHPGSFAVALMLLAVGAVTAAAVS
- a CDS encoding DUF4247 domain-containing protein, coding for MSRKHLFWLAGGLAAASVVSLVIGIILLQKDIAGYVASNYREYSRDANATRYLCSGSPDQVADALADYQEPEARADNDDNEYLRYSDNIVTVGPDGNHPCSIRVESLGAGYSHGSYIFLGPGFSPGSPSSGSGGSPGGPGGTK
- a CDS encoding DUF2617 family protein, with the translated sequence MPLYRLAVAPADVSGSRLRLALNAPEPPLLASHALRHPDGGALRLAVLGASHLVTIEHAVATFSEQVTCTAESDTGMLPEHAEASGYALQSRTTTHDEATFRQLARELRDRCRAENAWLGGTFPGDDAALTVLAAEPDGTGWRWQTWHLYPQRSQVSGGVVVHTASRWHP
- a CDS encoding DUF4178 domain-containing protein, with the protein product MGTVLVVLAAVLFVASIVVLVIALKRPKAAAQPRGRRDPLASDAMPQFGPRQLGPGAIVSYAGVDYVVRGSVTFREGPFVWWEHLLEGGDLPTWFAVEEDDGRLELVMWVTRKDVTLQPGDQYLVDGIAFHETERGRASYTTEGTTGLPAGGEMEFVDCANADETALLSFERWAPGTPWEVSTGKPVSPGELTVYPAPTPGSP
- the ruvC gene encoding crossover junction endodeoxyribonuclease RuvC, which produces MRVMGVDPGLTRCGLSVVESGRGRTIVALDVDVVRTPSADALPQRLLAISDAVEYWLDTHRPDVIAIERVFAQHNVSTVMGTAQAGGVIALAAAKREIGVHFHTPSEVKAAVTGNGTADKAQVTAMVTRILELQAKPTPADAADALALAICHCWRAPMLARMAAAEAMAAEARQAYRAKLAAKAKAAKAGAGR